In the genome of Primulina eburnea isolate SZY01 chromosome 13, ASM2296580v1, whole genome shotgun sequence, the window aattaatctatactaatctaaatatatgaattgaattgtgaatttacataaatatccttactttcatttaatattaagcattaatacatattttcatactaatcattaatacattttttttttcattttctatttcataaaattaaaattaattaattaaaatctatctatatctatatctaactatactaatataaatatgtgaataaaatacatgttttctttttcattttctatttcataaaattaaaattaattaattaaaatttaaaattatcatttaatattaatcattaatacatattttcatattaatcattaatacatattttctttttcattttctatttcataaaattaatctatactaatctatatctatatctatctatactaatataaatatatgaattgaattgtgaatttacataaatatccttactttcatttaatattaatcattaatatatattttcatattaatcattaatacatattttctttttcattttctatttcataaaattataattaattaattaaaatctatctatatttatatctatactatactaatataaatatgtgaattgaatacatgttttctttttattttctatttcataaaattaaaattaattaattaaaatttaaaattatcatttaatattaatcattaatacatattttcatattaatcattaatacatattttctttttcattttctatttcataaaattaaaattaattaattaaaatctatctatatctatatcattttctatttcataaaattaaaattaattaattaaaatctatctatatttatatctatactatactaatataaatatgtgaattgaatacatgttttcttttttattttctatttcataaaattaaaattaattaattaaaatttaaaattatcatttaatattaatcattaatacatattttcatattaatcattaatacatattttctttttcattttctatttcataaaattaaaattaattaattaaaatctatctatatctatatctatactatactaatataaatatgtgaattgaatacatgttttctttttcattttctatttcataaaattaaaattaattaattaaaatttaaaattaattaaaattaaattaatctaactattatatgaattgaattgtgaatttacataaatatccttattttcatttaatattaagcattaataaatattttcatattaatcattaatacatattttttttttcattttctatttcataaaataaaaattaattaattaaaatctatctatatctatatctatactatactaatataaatatgtgaataaaatacatgttttctttttcattttttatttcataaaattaaaattaattaattaaaatttaaaattatcatttaatattaatcattaatacatattttcatattaatcattaatacatattttctttttcattttctatttcataaaattaaaattaattaattaaaatctatctatatctatatctatactatactaatataaatatgtgaattgaatacatgttttctttttcattttctttttcataaaattaaaattaattaattaaaatttaaatttaattaaaattaaattaatctatctatctatattaatctatactaatatctatatatgaatgtgaatagtgattacattgacatcaaattcacacaaaatcactttatttttttttcaaattcacagaaaatcactttatttttttatattacaatTTGTCGTATTAATGGTATTATTtaagtcattttttattttagtttaataagatcattaatagtgtatttaactcaatcaaactaactattattttaatttactttaaatttaattttaaatacttaaatttataCATAGCCGTCAAATAATAATAGGAAGACAAAAGAGATGAGtcggattgaataaaaataaagtattaataaatattaaggtcatacaaaatttctttctctcatttagaataaaaatattttcagactcATCATGTGTCAATAGAAATATACGATtgagagaagtatttttctgtaatagatttcaaacactgtttttaagttatttagtcaatttttttatatatgctgctaaataaatattattaaataatatgctatatttgatcattttttgttcttgcaatgagaggagtttttttaccctagcgttaacatgtttgattgttatatgtcatttgtattgatcatgtaattgtgtttggattgtttttgttatttgtttgtttgcacaaagaaaagaaaaaacaaaatcaaatatccaacataaatagttatttttcaattttttattattaagatattttgttattttttaaacacataatgcatgttttctgtTTGCTTAGATTACTTAGTTTAAAGTGAgttagaaaatattaaaaaattgaaatatttcttcgttTTTACCTTATGTCTCAGAATATCAAGGAatagtattttttatttattgggacaaatatatttccaaacttctgtctataaatcaatatttaaattttttacgacattattatattatctaatcaattttttttttacttagattgatagaaggcattttaatttgagtttttatgttcttgtttatattatttttgtaatattatttattatgaaaataataggtgAACTACAAAAATTGGTAGGTCTAAGAGTTCTCAGGTAAACgacaaatatggataaattattaaaatatataatatccatTAGATTTTTGGCATGCTCTTTTGTTCTAAttcaatgattatgcatgattctaaattttcattatatcacaagttaacgcatgttttgttgttgctacatatattttgtcaatagtctaatatttttctatggtttaagaaaaattgtgtgactttgtattatatttttacagCTGCTTTTCTAAATagttttattatgatttcaaggcaccatttttcatttgtgttttttaaagaagttgaatgaatatctataaaacgatgacattaataagacgtcttctctttatttaaaaaaaatattggaaaatttatacaaattgtaaataatatgggttaatatttaatttgagagtgatttatgctttttattgttcgtatatacttcaatttctttgttattgtactaaataaattatttttaaactttgagttatcattttttttcttatcgagattgtttgtgttatgatttttttattcgttttggttagtattgttgacgataattgatttttctgatattatatgatgtgtcttgttgtttatataaaaataagtatgagAGTACACCAATCAAACCACGTATTTTGGGTCTTCTGTTCTATGAAGAGAATAATAAATGGTTTctgtgaattatataatttcttggtttttcatatatatagtctacgaaatgcgtcaaattttgaacaaaaaagtttCGACAAACATAGGATGAAAAAAAAagacatgttaaataaaaaaaatatgttgtgtgttactatgttgggtgcgataattgtccctgtttggtagagcggtcgaaccgtgatgcttgagctgctgtgcagtttaacagatttgagttgcacaattactactagctatagtttttggtaaagcgacaaaTGCTCAgtcttacaattggtatcagagccaaggtcacgggttcgattcccattgattgcaatgaGTGCAATTATAGGaggaagattgttgggtgcaataattgtccctacttGGTTGAGCggccgaaccgtggtgcttgagctgttgcgcggtttaaaagatttgagttgtaccattactactagctataacttttggtaaaacgacaagTGCTCAGTCCTACATAATATGtcctaatttctgtatgatataattcaagcacatttttttatagatatttgaaattaggtccaactaagtaacatgaaacatatacatatatattaaatcatatttaaagcaaaattttaagatcaagaatgattcagatttaaatttcaacgaagcacattgaagaagaaattgaagaattgtatgtgtacattaagtgttatataatgattatgttgctacttcatggttgtgcgatatataaatgtcaatatttctcaataaaatagtttttcaaaaagaaaaaactcttcattcagaaaaaaaaaaacttgaaaaacaaattgtacataattttcattctatttataatggtatgagaacaattctaaaGCTTTGTTGACACAATATAATAGATGAATTATGTGCATTTCATTGAGACATCGAGCCAGTTTCACTTTATTTCCTCCAATATTATCTCAATATATTTCGAGGTGATACGAGAttgtttttgtctctttttttagtcaaagtgtctaaccagctaattcataacatatatgatgTAGCATAGAAAACTCATTGTCAAGTAAATTCACTTAGCCaaatattgaaattcaaataaaattctacaatatttcatcaaattaattttgactaTCGTAAAATACTCATGAAATCTAAAtggttatattattagatgagatattgaataaaacaaatactttgacatatattagaatgatatctcatatgcatattttaattacattattcgtatctattctcaagatttttaaaatacaataaataattttgtatgTCGTTCTAcaagataaaatattataaaacaaaatataaactcgctagaagaaaatttgttttgtttcaatgaataatataatattatgttctaaacgcaacaaatgagattgaaactatatcatcctcatgacatgatgcacGCAATCATTATTGCAAAGCTTCCAAAAAATGACGATCAAAGATGATTTTCTTGAATTGTGTCAAATTAAATGAGGACACAATTCCAAGATATAGTcatttgaagagatttcaagtaatttttctcacagtgattgagaaatagttgttgaaaatttattaatattatagCTATAGACGATCAGATATTTGCTGAGCATACCAAAATAGTTATATGcatattataacaaactacgacaaaGACAGGGACGGATCCACTGTAGGGCCGGAGGGGGCCACGGCCCccctgaatttttttaattttttttactatgtaagatatattttattatttagtatatatattatttgacccatcaaaattttaagtatctatAATTAGTCTAATGGTTAAAGACTTTCGAGGTTTACACATATGGTCCATGTTTAATTCTTTTTATACGCTGTTTTTTGACATTGttctgcaatttttttttttttgaaaacctaAATAACGGGCTTTTACAAAGTCCCAACTTAAAACCTTTATAGTTGGTTAATACAAACACAAACAAGAAAGCCATTTGAAATAATAACCTTTTGCAAAACATCTGCTATATTGTCGACTGACGAGTGAAATATTGTGGGACGCGAGTTCGGAGACACATCAGAAGGAAAGACAAGGATTCTTGGAATTTTTTCTACGTTCAGGAATTGAGGTAGACCGGGTCCCCCAAACATATCATTCTGGATCCGCCCCTGGACAAAGAGTTGTTGAGTtgtcaaaatcaaccaagaaACATATTGGAAAGTGTGCAAGTAGATAAGATAATTTCTCTGATTCATATACCGTCtatgatatgattttttattttttatggcttagtttgttttatttgataaatgttattaaccatgttttaattcatttaaatattatcaaaatttcgtACATATATTTTCAGCAGTTTAGATttttacgtgcaacgcacgtgtaTTTTTCTAGTAAATCTAAATATTTCAATTCAATTAAACGTACAATCTCGTGACATTTCACATAGAGAGGGAAAAGAGGATTTCGTTCCAAGAGTTTCATATTAAAGTTCagattaaattttcaaaatcaaggTGACGTGTTAATATAAATACATAATTTCTCCACAGCAAGAACAAAGCTGTCAAAGCATGATGGTCAAGAATTTGTTTCACTTGTACAACTGTTCGAGCTCATCTTTAAATTTGTTCTTCAATGACTCCCTCTTCAACTTCAGAGCTGCAGTAACCAAGCCAGTTTCTGGAGTCCACGGCTCCGGCAACAGCGTAACCTTTGCTGGAATTTCAAACTTTTCCAGTTTACCCGCCTTGGCTGCCTGCAAGTTATACAAATGGAATGAGTAAAATGCTATGTCACAGGGATACAGACGTGCCAGTAACATTTGACAAGGATACGCTTTTAAAAAACAATGTAGAAACCAACACTTGTCCTTTACTCAAAGATCTTTTTCTTATGTCCTTTCTTCTGGTAAGAACTTACATAGTTCTTTACTTCTGTTCACAATCGAGATATAACTTCGTCTAATTCCCTTCtataattttttcttttaaaattaattttgctCCTGTGTCTGCTCATCACCATATCTGACCAAGAACCCAACACGATGAGTGAGCACTTTCAAAAAGTATATGGACATAAAGTATGTATAAGTACATTGGTTCCACTCCAGAGTGTTAAAAGGCTGTGAGCTGATTATGTATCTATGCACTATGCAACAACATAGCAAAACTTTTAAGAAAAATCACAAATTCGCCATAGAAACAAGAGGTTGACAAGGGTAAATATTCGATGGAAGTGAAATAGGAACAAACCTTGGAAATTGATTGTTGAACCTCAGTCTTCGCTTCAGTTTTTTTGCACAGATCGGGAAAATCCTCGTACTTTATTCCAGATTCACGGGCCCATCCCTCAAGAGCCTTGGGTGAAGGCACCACGAGGGCTACACAAAAGTTGTGGAAGGGATCCGCGTAGACCATAATACTATCAACATATGAGCTCGACGACACTGCTGCCTCAACCTGAAATTATCAGGCATTTGATGAGTCAAATTCTACTCAAATCAAACAAAATATCAATGCTAATGTACCTCATCCACTTAATCAATTCTTAACAAAAAGCACAAATACTAGATCATAACTTTAAGACGGAAGATCAAACCCAATACATTGATATCATGTAATTAGCCAAAGATGAGAGATAAATCCCAAATAATGGTCTATCTGGTGAGAGACCAACCAAGTTTAGTACCTACTCCACGACTGGTTGTGCAACTGGTACATTACCTTTGCAAGAGAAATGTATTCTCCATGTTGAAGCTTCACAATATCTTTCTTcctatcaataatctcaagacATCCATCAGGGTGAAACCTTCCAATATCACCGGTGTAGAACCAACGCATGCCTCTCTCATCGACCTGTATGAGAGAAATACATCAGTTAGAAACTAGAAAGAGGTACAGTGGTTGCCTAGTTAACATGTCCGCCGAAAGCAAGTTTGCACCTTGTACACCTCTTTAGTTTTGGAATCATTGTTAAAATAACCAGCTGTCACGCTGTGTCCACCAATAACAATCTCTCCCCGTGGCATTGGCTTATCTACAACGGTATAACCACCTTCTTCCCAAGACACGAGCTGCAAAGATAAGTACCAGAAAAAGAgttaaaaaaattgtgtgatTTCCAAAAAATGAACATTTCAAAATTACACCTAGTAGTTTCTATTGCCTTTGCATTTTATAATTTTCAGCATGAGGAGTTAGCTATAGGCCCTCAGGACTGAAATGTATAGGCCAAGTATTCGAGTTAACTAAAACTTTCAGGTCCAACAAGCAGAAACATATAAAACTGGAGGTTTATAATCTTTTGTCACTCGCAGAGAGAGAATGTAACACATGAATTTGCCTTGATGGTAAAATAAATTTAGAACGTAGTGTTAGTTTGAGGGTCCGATTTACTGAATCAGTAAAGAGTAGAGAAATGAGAGTGTTATTCTAGTCTTCGCATCTTTCACCTCTAGTGTCTAACATCAAAGAGAAACATGTAACTGTGAACAAATGACCCCATCCAAAAAATATTGTCGACTGACTTTGAAGAACAGCCACGATATTTGCTGCCAGATTGCAAGATAAGGATTTATCGAAAAGTAGTATTATTATGCGGGCAAAGTGCATTTTTGGTATAAAATGGGTGTATTTAATATATGGATTCTTAGTCCTTGGGTTAGAGGTGGATAAGCTTAATTGTCAACCTTTACTACAAATTAGTCCTTATTTTGGCTTGATTAAATGAGTTAAGTAAAAAAAAACGAACCAAACTTAGGTTTAGACACAAAATCGTTCCTATATCCCACCTTATCTCTCATACCAAACACAGCTAAAGATGATGCCTCAAATATTATTCACTTTGCTTACGTCAGCAACGAAAAACCCAcatttaaattcaaataatattcGGTATCAACATAAATTTTACCTTGACATAGCAACAAGGAAGTGGAGGACCAACACGCCCAACAGAAGGGTCGTCCCACTCTGAAAAGGCAGCTCCCGCACATGTTTCTGTTAGGCCATATCCTTGACCAATAGGTGCCCTATAACAGATCCAGGTgccaaaaaaaatatcaaagacAATTTGAAAAACGTAAACAAATCGTTAAGCGGAAACAGCTGCACTGATTGAGTGGATACTACGATTATTTCGGTAAAGTAAAATTACAGAAGAAATACCCCATGCAAATGTTGATAAATCTCTGAGCATCCCCAGATAAAGGAGCTCCTCCACAAAGCATAAGTCGAATTTCTCCTCCAAGAATAGACCTTATCTTCTTAAAAACAATAATATCCCAAACGAGACTTTCTATACCCCAGGCACCAAACAAGCTTCCCTCAATAGTTGCCAGTCGACGATTGTACGCAATATTGAAAAGTTTTTTCACAACACCTCCCTTCTCATCTACCTGACACAAAGAAAAGGATACATATTAAAGAAGATAAAACTTCATCTCCTCGACTTTTACAACCTCATACACACGCACGCACACACAAAGCATACTGATGAAGAATAAAACACAGTTTGCAAAAGACCTTCTTCAGAACTCCGTCTCTAACACGGTCTAGAATAGCTGGAACAGCTGCCATCAATGTAGGCTTCAACACAGATGCATCTCCCTGTGTTCCCTTTTTTATTTTGTTGGAGGTGTCTGTTAATGTCAGTGCCGAGCCATAGCCAATTGCGGTACCTGCAGTCAACATCACAGTCTAGAAGAGCACAAAATCTTAGAGCTAGAAGGATTATCATCAGTGACTGCAACAACAAAAACTTTAATTAACATGCTACCTCGGCAGCTAATTCAAACACATGAGCTAAAGGCAAGTAAGCAAGATAGACATCTTTGCTACCAATTCCTGGAATGACTGTCATAACAGCAGCTGCAGTGGCTACAATGTTTCCATGAGACATCATGACACCCTTCAAAACAAATATGAATCATTAATAATCAGAGTTGTGAAGATTACATATGCATGTGAATCAG includes:
- the LOC140809043 gene encoding long chain acyl-CoA synthetase 8-like is translated as MDDVGGGFSFSTFKDNGAYGTVCAVIVAVVIPIILAVLLRGKRKTKQRGVPVQVVGETDLVMRNARSAKLVEVPWEGATTLAALFEQSCKKHSHEKFLGTRKVIGKELETASDGRKLEKLHLGEYQWETYGQAFTRACNFASGLLQISHDVDTRAAIYSETCAEWMIAFQACFRQNITVVTIYASLGDDALIHSLNETQVSTVICDSKQLKKLAAVRSSLKTISQVICIDDEDTPSGSNASQDIGNWREFSFSEVEKLGSNNPSRPRLPIKKDIAVIMYTSGSTGLPKGVMMSHGNIVATAAAVMTVIPGIGSKDVYLAYLPLAHVFELAAETVMLTAGTAIGYGSALTLTDTSNKIKKGTQGDASVLKPTLMAAVPAILDRVRDGVLKKVDEKGGVVKKLFNIAYNRRLATIEGSLFGAWGIESLVWDIIVFKKIRSILGGEIRLMLCGGAPLSGDAQRFINICMGAPIGQGYGLTETCAGAAFSEWDDPSVGRVGPPLPCCYVKLVSWEEGGYTVVDKPMPRGEIVIGGHSVTAGYFNNDSKTKEVYKVDERGMRWFYTGDIGRFHPDGCLEIIDRKKDIVKLQHGEYISLAKVEAAVSSSSYVDSIMVYADPFHNFCVALVVPSPKALEGWARESGIKYEDFPDLCKKTEAKTEVQQSISKAAKAGKLEKFEIPAKVTLLPEPWTPETGLVTAALKLKRESLKNKFKDELEQLYK